The sequence tctttatatcagtaaacatattacattttgtaaacaGCATTAATCAGATGTGTAAGTTTCTGAAACAGTAGTTGTGCCTGTTgagcagaaaaaaagaaaaaaacattgcaTTCAATGCAGGTTAGTTTATTGTGTctgttttataacagaaatatatgTATCGTTGAGAAATGTTATTAAGCAATGATTGCTATGATTATCATTATAATGCAAAAAAGCCAATCTtgaaataatgtaacaaataatgcttaatagttttaaattactatgattactttaaatttatctaggaatttgatatatttttttacagatttaacttGAATAATGATGATTAACTCTGAAGATTGTATCTCTGATGAGAGCAATAAAAATAGCATTTCCAGATTTAGTTTTATTGCAGAACATGATTACTGTAAAAaggtatttaatatattgtattatgatatcgttttcattttgtaatataagTTTTTCTATTTACTGACATTCTGATGCTGCAGTTTGTAATCCTGTTAACAGAAACATCAACTAATGATGATTTATTCAAATGGAAATAAACCATTTGATTGTCTCATTGCTGCTCAATACAAAGGTTGTGGGACCAAAAATTCAAATGAGGAATGTTAGTTAAGAAAAGGAACCTAATTGAAAGATTTGctgtactttataaatttttattttattatgtactatgTTAAGTTcactaatttaatgaaattaacatgaTACGTTTTGGtggcattttattataaattggagGAAAAGCTTTTTGTGGTTTCTGagcttaaatatacaaaattattatgaatacatAAATACTTACAGTTTGTGTTACCTGTTGATTCCCTATTACTTAcaatcatactttttttaaacctccAGGACTactattaggtattgcttcagaggatgatatgaagtGTATGAAAaaaccatgcctgactgggatttgaacccaggacctccagatgaaaggccgagacattatcactcatgccacggaggctggcattcaatcacatttacataaaattatgttaaccaTTAGCATTTATCAAAtagaatgtttgataaaaaatatatcatgaattttacaatttttgtcaaaaagaatttacatatttttctgtaTTGATATTGGTCCCTTCAAAGTAGCCCCCCAGAGATGTGACATTTATGCTAGTGTTTCTTCCAATCCTCAAAACATTTgtgacagcattttttttttttgtgtagcctTAAATTTATTAGTGATGATTCATTTATATCATTGTTGTTCTTGTAATGTCCTGTTAGTCAGTGGGAACAGAAAAAGTCACAGGATGTTGTACATCCTGCAGAATATGGAGGCTGTGACAtgagtatggttttatttttggCTAAAAAATCTTGAATTAATAGTGAAGTGGAGCAAAATGTAAGAATTGATTGCTCACATctgtgatcaatttttttctgattgccTTCCATAAGCAACATGAAACTGCTACATAATACTGTTAGGTGTAACCTTGTGGTaagaattcattatattaaatgccactgtaatacaaaaaatagtaaGGAGATGAAACTTAAGACTAAATCAAATTTGGTGTGCTTTATTCAGTCTTAGttcttcaggaagcttccattgAGATGACTGGAcctttatttcaatataattacccATAAATATCCCCACTTCTTCAGTAGTTTTTCTAATAGTGATATcctttattttgtagatattCTCATTAGTTGTGAATGTATTAGGACatccaacttttttttgtgttcacagccttttttaaactatttgtaCGACTCATAAACCCTTGTTGTTGACATAACATCCTCATCAAAGAGCTTCTCTAACATCTTCACTAATTCActgcactttattttatttttaatcaaatcatttttgacaaataaattgtctcttataataaaatacttcttaATTACTCAGCTGCCAAATTTCAACTATGCATTTAATATTGCTGAAAATGTTGATATAGTTGTAGACTGTGCTGCCACCATGTGAGAAAAAGATGAATTCGGTTAAAAAAACAGCatgctgaattaaaaatttcttggtatttttttatcacaccttggATACATTATTGTATACGAAAAATGTCACACATGTTTTAGTTTTTACTAGCATAGAAattctgatttaatattttttaatctttatttaaattgacTTGTGTGTacctaaatttagttttattaaatttactcttgtaatttctgtttcattttaaactgtaatttttttttttgagtttgacAGAATTTTCATTAGATTTGTGTgaagatttattgaaatttcaatttgTATAAAACTTACTGTACATTAGTTTAATCTACAGGGCTTTTTTTTgtggatattttattatttatttaaatttaaaaaaaacaaaaaatttaaaataatttaaaaaaactttaaatcatAAAGTCATCTCTTAAGGCTtgagaatatattttaacatttatgaataaaaatttagtatgtagtttaaaagaaaaaaataagtggtGCAAAATCTGTACACaatttaaattgttgaaatagAGGAATAAacttaataagatattttttgttaagatataattaattatttaaaaaacttcaatcTTAGATAATTACTTAAGATTGAAGTTTATTACCCGCTTTGTTGGTTTTCCATTGGTacattaatcaattaatatttcaCTCAGTACAAAATTAGTTAGAGTGCAATGTAAAACTGTATtgagattttgtttaattaaacttacattattttagaaacattattaATAGTTACTTTCACTCAATAAACTACAAATGAAAAGCAAGAGTAAATAATCAGGATATAATTTACCTATTCATCATTAAGTTTACTGTATTTTTAGCTGGATTTGAATCAAAAGTCCTGTAATATCATTCACATTTATACCATTAACCATTAGGTTAACCATTAAGTTAAAAAAGTTGTAACTTAAGAATTGATaagttattgtactttatttaaaatttttatttgtaataaccaTGGAATGGAATGACTTAATTATCTAAagtaaagaaattcaataaaaacttgATACATTGCCTTTGACTGAAAATGTATTGATTCATAATAAATCATAGAATAATCTAGAAATCCCTCTCCAGAATGACTGGTTTCAATTGGAAGTTGTAAGATagcctttcattaaaaaaaaggacatggctatattcattttttaaataaaaagatatgtgTGACACAGATTAGGGGTCCAGGCTAAGTTTGATAAACCTGGATGTTTGTTATTAGCAGCAGATGGTGGCCAGGAGACAAAACCAAGAAATCGGTAGCATGTAACTTTGTCTTATCCTATTACAGTATGTTGATGCTACCATAATGATGTTGGTTTTTGATAACTGAATATATCCTTTTGGAATATCATATAATTCATCAATTAATGAACTGGGAATAATGGATAAAAGGGCAAAAAATTCGTAAAAGaacataaagtataatttaatgataagtgaataaaataaagccAAAATCAGTGtgctgtatttgaaaaaaaatctgtcattacatattttcttaataattttaatcacatgaaataattacaataaatcattataataacactgattttatttaatggattaattttctgtgatcttttattttgttttcagaagATGAGTTGTGTTAAGAAATCAGAAGATGACGagatagtttcattaaaaaataaaaaacggaaagaaaatataaacaggtTTGAATTAAAAGAATGCAGTGGTGATAATGGGAGTAGTAATGTTAATGATCTTTGTGATGATAAAAGTGATAGTGACAGTGATAGTAGCAGAaaggaactaaatttaaagatTCGTGATTGGCCTTGGATTGATCTGAGCCTCTACAAAGCTGATAACAAGTATGATTATATCACAGAaacctttcttattttttaataatctaatttatgtGATAcctattaatatgtttttagcTGTGCTGGATCAAGAGAATTCTGATCAGAGAAGGAAAGTCAAAATCATTATATTGTTATGCATGCACACATATGCTATGAATGTTTAATACAATTATTCACTTCGATTACTGAATCTCATAAGTTGAGATATTGTGGTGTACTTATTGTACTAATTTCTTGTATCTAACTTTTTGCTGAGTGTACTATTGGAATTTTTGAAACGTGTTTCTGACTTGTTGATTATGGaatcttaataatatattaaaattataagaattctCTAATGCAGGACTCTTGTAATGTACTGTAGAGCTGTACTAATATTATCTTATCCTTCTTTCAGATATTATACATTACACATTAtttgtataacattatttattataaaacaaatcaattgaatattttttcctaGTATTTTATGAATGCAGTTGGtaggattatttatttgttctctttagtgttattgttttattttcagtagtaatatactaaaatgtaaatgattttttttttttaattttcttgcagTTGTGTTCGGATGAGTGCATATGATGAAGAGCAAATGATGAATAAGCTTTCAAAAGTCATTACacatttaagaagaaataatgtaGCAGTACCTGCACATATAAATATGAGATATCGTAAATTATGTGTTCGTAAGATGAAAAGAGAAcgcaacttaaaattatttaattttgatgaacatATCAATGACTGTCATAATAGCAAGACCTCTCATAGTAATGATTCATCCAGTAAATCTTGTGCAGTATTGAAAAACTATTATGTtagtgtgattttattttattacttttattgtgattttatgGCGAGATATatacaatttgtattttaatgttgtgTGAAGTTGTGTAACTACAAATAATGttgagaatattttaattgtgtgattataattaattctatttaaatatttttaaaattttggtattattttctaTATCTTTAGACATTTATAGAACTACCATATTTACGTAATGCATTATGCCTTCAGGAACTGGAAGAAACACAAGCCCCAACAGGAAGAATTTTGTCTGAAGGATCTTATCCCAATTTGACATCTGTGATAAGTTCATACACAGAAaggtatgtaaattttttatgattactatttttttttgtagttgtggATTTGTATTTGCTGatctaatttttatgtatttaaatttctgtgtttGTGCCTTaacttagtaaatttattttgtattatttgtatttgtattatatacaGGACTAGAATTGCAGAAAACTATGAATTATGGATTCAAATCCATTCATAAGCAGTTTTTTATTCCTAGATTTGTTTGGTTTCATTACAAATGTGGTTTCAgttatttttggttttgtatgtagcaaaaataaattaatatattaatagttttggATATAcatagaattttgtattttatttatgttttgtattattaagTGGCTTTTTTGGGTGAAAAACACTTTCGCATTATCCCCCCGGAgcaaacatataacaaaaaaaaaaccattaagtgGCATTGATTGCTGTGATAATTAGATGGTAAAAATGTGTTGTATATTGATTAACTTTGCTAATCTAATGGAAACAGTTTTATGTGGCTTCAGCATTTTCTCCTTGCAATTTACCTTTCAGTTTCAGGATCCAAGAAGTTCCATTTGTAGTGTATCAGAGTAAAAGGGATGCAGGTACCTTATACAGCAGGaccttatacatatttttatatataacgttacttcatatttttatttataacatttaacagTATTTTATCCATATATGAACACCTTTTCTGTCTCATATTTGTGAAGTTTATAGAGAAAATGTGACAGAGTTGTCATTAATAGAAGTtagtagattaaaaattttattattcagtttatttctGTGGTCAGGCAAATAGACTAAAAGCAATTAATGCACACAGAAGGATTTGCTTATATGAtgctaaaattattgttatttataaaatttaattattattttatgatttatcagTTATTGAGcaatttactatttcattttgGCTAAATTTGAACAGAGAACATATTAATGagagtgatttattttgtaaatttctagttttaaacattttgtggtgtgtatatttatgaatgaaaataacaaatatttgaattaatataagagtataaaattaatgtttcaaatATCTGTAACATTTGCCTTTTTaaacatatacaat comes from Lycorma delicatula isolate Av1 chromosome 3, ASM4794821v1, whole genome shotgun sequence and encodes:
- the Atac2 gene encoding ada2a-containing complex component 2 isoform X1 — encoded protein: MMINSEDCISDESNKNSISRFSFIAEHDYCKKKMSCVKKSEDDEIVSLKNKKRKENINRFELKECSGDNGSSNVNDLCDDKSDSDSDSSRKELNLKIRDWPWIDLSLYKADNNCVRMSAYDEEQMMNKLSKVITHLRRNNVAVPAHINMRYRKLCVRKMKRERNLKLFNFDEHINDCHNSKTSHSNDSSSKSCAVLKNYYELEETQAPTGRILSEGSYPNLTSVISSYTERSLKPYIWCDIETKPLWIKLLNQIEKQDSNINNDHRPPICYSYVRNEHIPAINYLCSVYFWPGIDLSESLQYPDFSCVALYKKLIIGFALMVPDVTATDCYITFILTRPGWRNCGIATFMLYHLIQTCMGKDITLHVGVDNPSLFLYQKFGFKVEQFVQNFYDKYFPINSNHCKHALFLRLSR
- the Atac2 gene encoding ada2a-containing complex component 2 isoform X3, with amino-acid sequence MMINSEDCISDESNKNSISRFSFIAEHDYCKKKMSCVKKSEDDEIVSLKNKKRKENINRFELKECSGDNGSSNVNDLCDDKSDSDSDSSRKELNLKIRDWPWIDLSLYKADNNCVRMSAYDEEQMMNKLSKVITHLRRNNVAVPAHINMRYRKLCVRKMKRERNLKLFNFDEHINDCHNSKTSHSNDSSSKSCAVLKNYYELEETQAPTGRILSEGSYPNLTSVISSYTERSLKPYIWCDIETKPLWIKLLNQIEKQDSNINNDHRPPICYSYVRNEHIPAINYLCSVYFWPGIDLSESLQYPDFSCVALYKKLIIGFALMVPDVTATDCYITFILTRPGWRNCGIATFMLYHLIQENTNKGPMPFAKWIW
- the Atac2 gene encoding ada2a-containing complex component 2 isoform X2, which translates into the protein MMINSEDCISDESNKNSISRFSFIAEHDYCKKMSCVKKSEDDEIVSLKNKKRKENINRFELKECSGDNGSSNVNDLCDDKSDSDSDSSRKELNLKIRDWPWIDLSLYKADNNCVRMSAYDEEQMMNKLSKVITHLRRNNVAVPAHINMRYRKLCVRKMKRERNLKLFNFDEHINDCHNSKTSHSNDSSSKSCAVLKNYYELEETQAPTGRILSEGSYPNLTSVISSYTERSLKPYIWCDIETKPLWIKLLNQIEKQDSNINNDHRPPICYSYVRNEHIPAINYLCSVYFWPGIDLSESLQYPDFSCVALYKKLIIGFALMVPDVTATDCYITFILTRPGWRNCGIATFMLYHLIQTCMGKDITLHVGVDNPSLFLYQKFGFKVEQFVQNFYDKYFPINSNHCKHALFLRLSR
- the Atac2 gene encoding ada2a-containing complex component 2 isoform X4, whose translation is MMINSEDCISDESNKNSISRFSFIAEHDYCKKKMSCVKKSEDDEIVSLKNKKRKENINRFELKECSGDNGSSNVNDLCDDKSDSDSDSSRKELNLKIRDWPWIDLSLYKADNNCVRMSAYDEEQMMNKLSKVITHLRRNNVAVPAHINMRYRKLCVRKMKRERNLKLFNFDEHINDCHNSKTSHSNDSSSKSCAVLKNYYELEETQAPTGRILSEGSYPNLTSVISSYTERSLKPYIWCDIETKPLWIKLLNQIEKQDSNINNDHRPPICYSYVRNEHIPAINYLCSVYFWPGIDLSESLQYPDFSCVALYKKLIIGFALMVPDVTATDCYITFILTRPGWRNCGIATFMLYHLIQIAVLL